catgtcttctctctctcctccctccctttctgtcttccctatctctctcctctgtctcctccctcccgctctctccttcctctctctctccttcctctctctctcctcgctttctcctccctcttctctctttctcctcccggAGGCTGTAGAAATGAAATCCATTCAGGGACTTGCCAGCAGGTATTCTcctgaggaaggagaaagacagatgaCGCCACCCAGTGTTTATGTTGAGTTGTTTTTCCCCTGAATGTACGTACAGAGACCTGAATCTGTGAAAGTGCTCCCTTGTCGTGACAGACCTGTGATTAGGTAGTGTACCTAGAAGGGGGCGGAGGTCCATGTTGTAACTCTGTCTGGGTCTCCATCCTACCCTGCTTTCATATGCATCCTGCTTTCACAATGACGCCTGACAGATAACAGGGCTGTACTGTACTGGTTATACACTTTGGAGGAAGTAGCCTAGATGTGGAAGTCAGACCTGAGTCAAATAGCAATTTACTTCAAACACAGATAGTTTAAAAATACTATTTGGATCAGGTCTATTGTAAAGCAGACTGTGTTTCAGTGGTAGGAACTGTCACAATTCGATAGGAACTAACGAGATGTTCGAGACTGAAGAAACTCGACTGTCAGGCTTTCTCTTGTATTTGTGACTCCAGCTAAAAGGCCATGTTGTGGTTCAAAATATTTAGCTTAGGACTAATCCTGTAATCTTCTATTTGAGATCACAAGCACTTTTAAAGGAACCCTCAATTCCCAAATATGAATATGGGGGAAATGCATGTTTGATCTGCATTTAGGCTGCCATGTTAAACTGTTTATCTGATCAGATGTCCGTTTGGGCTTGCTGCTAGACTGTAACCTGCCAACCCTGATCACATTGTAATGTATCTCGTTTGACTTAAGCAGCATGGGAAGTCAACTGTTtgatagctggtggtgttgaGGTCCTTTCAAGCTCTTGGTATTTGTGTAAAATGCATTTGTTGTGAGACTGACCTGAGCAGCGTCCAGAACCTTCTCTACTGTCATCAGAAACTGTACACCTCAACACAGTGTGATCACATGGTAATTGACAAGTCCTCACCTCGTTTCCCTTGTGGTGGGGGCTGTGGCAAGCATGGTTTGTTAGTGttttggagggggagggaggggtggtgtcGTGGCTGTGGATGGCTGGGATGATGACCTACCTCTCCTCACAGTAACTGTCCAGCTCGTCTCACAGCTACATGCACACAGCACATCCTAGCAGCGTCTGTCAGCACCTCTCAGATCAGCAGGACATCCACGGCATTCCCCAAACCCACTCCTGGGCCTCGGCCATGCTCCGCGAACCGGGGAGACGGAAACATGGAACCTGTCCTCGATAGTTTGGTGTTCAGCATATTGCTTGTACCTGTCTATACCAATAATGGTACACAACTTAATCTCAGAGCTTTGATTTGTGCTGATCAGAGACGTTTTTGCAAAGCCTGTACACAAGGTATCTAATTTATGTAGGCTTAGGATTGACTTTTGTTTATTATTACCTTGTTTAGAATGATTACTGACAAAACACTAAACTTGTACTTGTGTTCTGTTGCTTTGTAACCCGCCTGTAATAAAGATACATGAAAATGGTCTAATCTGTTACATTATACACAGCATGTACATATAAAGAGCCTCATAGTTTAGGAATCTGACCACTGAACACCTTCATTACAGAAACAAGCTCATATGAAAGACGACTTCTTTCACAAGACACACAAGCTTCTTAAATCCCCAAATCTTTATTTTGTTCAGTCCAGTACCAACCTGCAAATGCTGCACATaccaaaattgtatttttttaaataatgctTTATTCAAATACAAACTAAGACATCCCTTGACCATATCTGCAAACGGCAAAAATAGAAGAGCATTCAAAACGTCTCTGAATGCCGCTGAAACCGAAAGGCAAATGGCAAAGAACACTCAACAGCCATTAACCATTCCACCTCTAAaccattatttaaaaaaaaatacaaaatggcatCCTAGGACAGTACAGTGGGCTGTGGGTACAGCAGCCTGAAAGAGCCCCTGCCAGGTAGTCAACCCCAGTAGGGAAGATTTCTCAATGAGACGACTCGGGGTGACATGTTGGTAATGACATCCCAGGGTAGGGAGAGGGTAACAAAGAAAGGCATATAAAAGTGCATACATTTAATCATATCATTATTTAGTTTGAAGGAATTCAACCAGTTCAAGTAAtttagaaggggagagagagagggggaaaaaaaaacaacagcaaaTCCACATGTATAAAAGGATGAGACTGGGGCTGCGGTCCAGGAgccacccacctctcccccgATGTGAAGCCCAGAGTCTGATGAgacagcagggggagggaggtctgCAGAACCCCCCCTCCCAATCCTCCACACTTCCCAGAGATCCACACCAGCACATCTGTCCAGCCAACACAACCAACCAAGCCTGGATTGTGGATCATCATCAAAAAAATAAACCTCGCCCTTCAGTTTGTTGGCTCTGGTGGACGTCTCTACTGTTGACAAGGAACTGGGGACGTAATACTGAGTGGGGGAGGCATGATAGCCAACACCACCAGAGTGTGCTATCGTGATTAAAGACTTTGTCtggtgacccccccctccccctccacacccaggCCTCGGGGTGGGGGCGGGCCTCAGGCTGTGGCTGGGgtgggagcagggcagggcagggcggaAGCAGCTGTGTCAGAGGGGGTCACTTCCATCCGCTGGACGTCTTCTCCCTCGGCTGTGTCCACCCTGGAGGGTCCTATGAGAGAGGAAGGGTCAGTCCAGAGCgtgaggtgggtggagggggggtggaggtgatcctctgggaggtggtggggggggggggggacgtgacTCACCGCTCTGCCTGTCGGAGACGATGACGCAGTCTGGGTCTTCGTCATCGTCCTCTGTGTCCGCCTGAAAGCCGTCTGTCTCCATCACTTCAGTCTGGGACAAGACGAGACAAGTCAGTCACCGGGACAGAAAACGAAACAACATGAACGCAGAAACTCTTAAGAAAAATAAACTCTCCAAAGCCAGTTTCCGACCTGCTCAGGGTCACCACACTTCTTCATGAACTTGGTGATGGACACGCATCCTGCgctcttcctcttgttggaggaggtgggggtggtggtggtggaggaggcctGCGGGGTGGTAGGGGAGCTGCCCTGGGAGCCTGTGGCCACCCCCGAGGCCTCTTCCCTGGGCGTCTGGGCTCCGCAggtcaggtagctccactggcaGGGCACGGGCAGGGCCTCCTGCTGGAAGCGGGCCAGGACGTCGGTGTGGACGTACCAGCAGGGCCTGTAGGAGGAGCGCTTCTCGTACACGGCGTTGGCCTTGATCAGACGCTTCAGACGGATCCTGGGTGGACgggggagacgggagagagaACGTCACATGACCCTGGAGGAATTTACATTGACAAAAGCTCCTTCTGAAAATGTCCTTTTTCTCTGCGTGAGCTTTGGCCTGTGGCGACAGCTACCTGGTGGGGATGTCGGCGTCACTGGGAGGGCTGGACAGCATGGGAGAGGGAGCCTGCTGGCGGCACAACTCCTGGAACTCTGTGATGATCACCTTGCTGCTGTTGATGTTGCCGTGGAGCAGGGGCAGCAGCTGGGACAGCACTAGAGGGACAAGATGGAGGACTGACATCAACACCCCTCTCTCACGGCACAAATAGCTCACAATCTGGGCCTGCACTCATGTCTTCAGTGTTATGAGATTGTGTCCGATATTCAAATAACTCCAGCAACAGCATTGTCATTAAGCTGCCACAAGACAAATGGTACGTGGGAGACTAAAACCTGTTGACAGAAAACAACCTCCAGTAGTTGGAGTAAACACTCAGGCCCTGCTtgcagaggggaggcagggaagggaCGCCTCAGGTCTGGACTTCTCAGGTCAGGGGCTCAGATggcagagcggttagggaatcaggctaccaatcagaaggttgccggttcgattcctggccgtgcaaaatgacgttgtatccccgggcgaggcacttcaccctacttgcctcgggggggaatgtccctgtactaactgtatgtcgctctggataagagtgataagctaaatgactaaacgtaaatCGCTAGCATGCTACATCCTTGCTAGCATGCTACATCCTTGCTAGCATGCTACATCCTTACTAGCATGCTACATCCTTGCTAGCATGCTAACAAAAAGGTCCGTCAGACTCACGCTGCTCGTCGCGCTGGTGCTTCCTGGCGGGGTCCTCCGGGGTGCTGGCCTCGGCCCGGGGCAGGGGCTCCAGCAGGCACACGGCTAAGGGCTGGAAGAGCTCCAGGGGGGCTCCGTCCCCCTCCCACACGCAGCCCCTTACCACCGCCTCCAGCACCCGCACCCTCTTCTTAGCCATCAGCTCGTCCCACTCGCGGGCCTTCAGCCTCTGCCGCACCTTCTGCTTCTCCAGGTCGCCTCCACCCTCCTGGGGAGACAAggggtttcttatatactattaTTATAATTAGACCCATACGCTGTTCTGATTGGTCCagagaagttttaagaagtcCGCAAAACCGTTTGTAGACTTTTGAAAGTTCGCAGAGGTCAGCAAACGGTTGTACGGACCTGGAAACAAGCGGTTGCCtcggagatgttgacaacatggcgtctgctttTTCATTTTTCTGCCAGATTATTGGCAGACTTTggacaggtctgcaaacgcctttgtaagcagagatttgaccataggtcgaggtcaacaaatgttttaataaaTCGAAGTCCGTATTGGCAGTTTGTTTCTATAAGGGGGCGGCGGTCAGAGGACGAAACGTCACGTCACTCGGCCTTTACTGTCGGCTCTGCTTTGCTGTTACAGCTTAAGCGGTTAGACAGAGGGGACTCTGGGTAAAGCAGCGCGACGCCGGAACGTTACGACTTGTTTTCGACGTGAACATCGACACGCAtacctcttcctccaccagcGCCCCCTCCCCGTCCGACAGGTAACCGTGGGGAACGAAGAAGCCGtcgtcatcgtcgtcgtcgttctcccctccttcatcgTCGTCATCCTGAGACCACAAACAGGATGTTGGGACCACAACATTGCACAATTAATAATGTGCAATATTTACACGGTTatctattgtattttatttgccTTTTATTGTATTCCCTCCGCACAGGAGTATAGTTTTAACATTTGGTTCATATGTGCACTCAGTCCGTACTGTTGAatgacccccccaaaagaagtCTCATATCTAACAAGCGCTAACGGTGAGCGTCTCCAGATCAAACGTCCCGGTGGCCAGAGAACACGTACCCCCTCGCTGTGCGACAGCGACTCTccaggctcctcctcttcccattCGTCATCACTGTCCACCTCGTAGTCCAGCAGCACCTGCGGAGGGAGAACACCCGCTTCAAACTCCAGCAAAAAAACCTTCAAGCAAAGGCCTCGCACTCGCGCTCCGGCTCTGATGCTAATCAgatgggggtcaggtggctgaggggttagggaatcgggctaataaatcaaaaggttgccggttcgactcccggccgtgccaaatgatgatgtgtccttgggcaaggcgcttcacccgacttgcctcggtgagaatgtccctgtacttaatgtaagtcgctctggataagaacgtctgttaaatgactaaatgtaatctgCTAGCATGTTACAACCTTGCCTTGTCTTGTCTGAGGGGGCAGCGTGGGGTGATGTGAGAGCTCTGATGCTAATCCGCTAGCATGCTAACATCCTTGCCTTGTCTTGTCTGAGGGGGCATCGTGGGGTGATGTGAGAGCTCTTCCTGCTCCAGGTGCCCCAGTAGGCCGGACGGTGGTTCTCCCGGAACTGAAGCAGCTTCATGTGGCCGTAGCGCTGGCGGTCGGGGACCCCGTCTGGTCGGGGGCTCTCAGCCGTGCACTCCCtgcggaggagaggggcagggagatcAGAACGGGAACAAAAATCTCACAAAATAGTTcacagaaaaggagagagctggaattctctcttctcatccctGGTTAGgtagagcgggggggggggggggctgtgtggatCCCGGCCGGCCGTACCTCATCGCATCAGCTTGTCTGGGCTTGGTTGGACCTGACCTGCCAGGCTCTTTACTGGTCCAGGCCTTCAGCAGCTTGTTGGAGTTTCCATGGGGCTTCTCCAAGCACAGGTCCAGCTCCTTCAGGACAGACTCGTCCACCTGAACACGGGTCAGGGGAGCCAGGCACATGTGCTCTTTGATCTCAAACGGGGCGAACTTTCCACAGGCGGACGCCAGCGTCTAGGAGGAGAACGGAAAGGGTTGTACAGTAAAAATCATTTAATGCTAGGATATACAGAGTGGaagttatgggggggggggggggtgcatttctgGGCAAGGCTGTGCAGAGTGGAAGTTATAGGGGGGGTATATTTCTGGGCAGGGCTGCGTTGGGCCTTGCCATGAAAAGCACCCCCTGGTAATTGTGACGAGGAAAGTGTCTGGTGCTTAAAACCTAACTGTGGATACTCATACTAGTCTCCAAATCACATATCCAGTTCTGACCTTTATGCTTGATCTGATTGATCAGCAGGTTTTGAGCATTACCTTAGGGGCCAGCTGGGTCTTGGGTTTCTGCAGAAATCGAGTGATTTCTGCTTTCTCCGCTTTCATCCGCTGGGAACAGAGGGGGGGACAGACATTACTAGGTGATTCAGAGTAATGATCCATGGGCTGAGGATGATCAGCACAGAGCTGAGTCTAGACcaaccaaacaacaacaacaacaaatgcaaCAAGTCGCCCCTCAGGGATGATGAAGATGGTCGCGACCGtacagagaagaaaaaaactcacatctttctcttccttcaaccgtttctcctcctctttcaccctcttctcttcttccttcttACGCTTTTCTTCAAGTTTGGCCCTAGCGCAACAATCACACCGAAAACATTCAGATGAACTTTCACTAAAGTGATGCCAATGTCACAAAACTAGCATGCCAaacaaaaaaagtgtgtgtgtggtggggggacaGAGGTTGACTTAAACCTCAAACACTAGAAACTGGAAAACTCACTCTTGTTTTGATCTACGTTGCTCTTCTTTAGCCTTTAATTTCTCCGctttttccttctcctccttctcctttttctCAAGTTTTTcccgctcctccttctccttcctttcccttttctccttctctcgctcctccctctgtttgcgagcctcctccttcttcttctctttggcagcTTTGGCCTCCTCCCGCTCCCGCTCCCTCTGCTCGCGCTGGcggaccctctcctcctgctcctgcaaACTCTGCAGACACAGGACATGACATCCCTCTCGTCAATGACaacacaggaaatgacatcCCTCTCGTCCATGACaacacaggaaatgacatcCCTCTCGTCCGTGACAACAGtgtaaaaggagaggagggagaaaagtgGAGGGATTGAATGGGCAGACTTATGATAGcagatatataaatataatatagaCCCCCTTTTACCTTGTGAGAGCGTCTTCGGACACTTTTCTGCCCAGTGTTGGGAGTGGTGTTTAGATCCTATTAAGAGAAGAAAAGTCGCATTAAGTAAGTTTACATCTGTTATATTGGGGGTATTTATACAAAAGGTTTCTTGGATCAAGGATGACAAGCGCTTGCAGAAGCACGAATCCACCAGAATCCAGATGATGTGCGTGATGTGTAAATGCTGCCACACGGGGGCTGGTTCAGAGGCTGACTCACTGTGGCAGGTGAAGCAGGCTCTGTGTTGGCCTGGTCCGGGGAGCTCTCCACGGCAGAcatggagctggtggaggaaggggaCAGCATGGACTCGTTTCCGTGGCTGGACATCTCAGCCTTCacgggctcctcctcttcctcgtcctcctcttcctcgctgtCAGATCCCTGTGT
The sequence above is a segment of the Hypomesus transpacificus isolate Combined female chromosome 26, fHypTra1, whole genome shotgun sequence genome. Coding sequences within it:
- the chaf1a gene encoding chromatin assembly factor 1 subunit A, with translation MVVVMLAAEDPSLDGHLASTPRRRAMASGVKPSKTNKKLVQARLPFKRLNPEPKESSEPKRTRAPLCPDPGASDGENESDRPQLSVCHGPALVNGRGPLDGFMSRENRASPAKCSVVDLTEDSCDSGHPPEPLPTTPVSRPPTQDHRRRKDPSVGKVPSTPKTDPLKCGMSKKKQEDEVEEEVKMDTASASQLDTTQGSDSEEEEDEEEEEPVKAEMSSHGNESMLSPSSTSSMSAVESSPDQANTEPASPATDLNTTPNTGQKSVRRRSHKSLQEQEERVRQREQREREREEAKAAKEKKKEEARKQREEREKEKRERKEKEEREKLEKKEKEEKEKAEKLKAKEEQRRSKQEAKLEEKRKKEEEKRVKEEEKRLKEEKDRMKAEKAEITRFLQKPKTQLAPKTLASACGKFAPFEIKEHMCLAPLTRVQVDESVLKELDLCLEKPHGNSNKLLKAWTSKEPGRSGPTKPRQADAMRECTAESPRPDGVPDRQRYGHMKLLQFRENHRPAYWGTWSRKSSHITPRCPLRQDKVLLDYEVDSDDEWEEEEPGESLSHSEGDDDDEGGENDDDDDDGFFVPHGYLSDGEGALVEEEEGGGDLEKQKVRQRLKAREWDELMAKKRVRVLEAVVRGCVWEGDGAPLELFQPLAVCLLEPLPRAEASTPEDPARKHQRDEQLLSQLLPLLHGNINSSKVIITEFQELCRQQAPSPMLSSPPSDADIPTRIRLKRLIKANAVYEKRSSYRPCWYVHTDVLARFQQEALPVPCQWSYLTCGAQTPREEASGVATGSQGSSPTTPQASSTTTTPTSSNKRKSAGCVSITKFMKKCGDPEQTEVMETDGFQADTEDDDEDPDCVIVSDRQSGPSRVDTAEGEDVQRMEVTPSDTAASALPCPAPTPATA